The DNA window CCTTGGGATGGTCGATCAAGGCCGAGTAAAGCCCGGCTTTCGCAGGGATCGAGAGCTTGAGCATGACCTGCCTGCCTTCTGGCAGCGCATCCAGCTGCTTGGTGATGTCGGCCAGAAGGATGTCCTCGCCCGCCTCGCGGTCGGCGGCGTGGATGTCGTATTCAGGTTCGATGATCGGCATCAGCCCGGCATCGAGGATCTGCCCTGCGACTTCGAATTGCTGCGCGACCACGGCGGCGATGCCGGTCGGGCTTGCCGATTTGATGACCGAGCGCATCTTGGTTCCGAACATGCCCTTGGCGACTGACTTTTCCAGCAGGCCGGGGAGCTTGTCGAGCGGCTTCATCAGCTGGACCCCGTCCGCCTCGTCGGCGAGGCCCTGATCGACCTTGATGAACGGGACGATCCCGCGCGCCTTGAGCGCATCGCCGGTCGGCTTGCCCTCGACTTCTCCATCCATCGTCTTTTCGAACAGGATCGCGCCCAGCACCTTGCCCTCGCCGAAGCAGGGGGCGGTGATGACGCGCGCGCGCATCGCGTGGATCGCGGCGAACATCTCGTCCTCGCCCGACCATTCGCTGTCCTCGACTCCATAGCCGCGCAGTGCCTTGGGCGTGGAGCCGCCCGATTGGTCGAGCGCTGCGATGAAGCCTTCGCCATTGGCGATACGGGCGGTCATTTCCTCGGTGTTCATGATGTGATCGAAAGCCCCTCTTTGGCCGTCTCTTAATCGAATGTCGTGCCTTAGCCAGCGCCCCGCAATGCTGCAATGCCGCGCATATCAGCGCGCGGCGAGGCGCCGGATGATTCCGGTGAAGGAAAGGGCCGGCTTGCCGTTTCCGGTGACGAGGCCGCGTACGAAAATCGTCTTGCCGCCACCGCGTGTCACCTCGCCGCGCGCCTCGACCAGCGCGCCCGGCGGTACCGCCCCGAGAAAATCGCCCGACAGGTTCATCGTCACCGCATTGTCCTCGCCCAACTCGTCCGAGGCTATCGCGAAGAGCGCGAAATCGGCGAAAGTCAGAAGGCACCCGCCATGCATGAAGCCAGCCCCGTTCATGTGGCGCGGCTCTGCCCGGAAGGCGCAGACCTGCTCGCCGTTCTTCTCGCGCTTGCGGTAGAACGGGCCGGAACGCCGTTCGTAAGGATCGCCCGGCCAGTAGGCCCAGCCCGCGAACTCGCCTTCGGTCTCGATCTCGCTGTGCGCGTAACCGTCGCTCGATATGTCGTTCATCGCTTCGCTGCCGTTGGGGGTTTCAGGGCGGGCACGAGGTTTATCGCGACCGAGATGCGGGTTCCGGGTCCGTAAAAGCCGCGCACGGAATGCTGCAGCCAGCTCGGGAACATCACGATCAGGCCGGTCTGGGGGCGGATCATCGGCTCGTTGTTCTGCACGCGCCCGTCAGTGTCCTTGAACCTCAGGTCGAGCGATCCCATCCGCACCATGGGCATGCGCGGGTCGAGCAGCTGCAATTCCCCACCGAGCGCGGGATCGTCCGAACCATCATAGCCATCATCGATATAGGCGACCGCCAACCACAGGCTCCCCGGGTGGGTGTGATACTGGTTGGCATGCCGCTTTTCCGAGACATTGGCCCACATTTCCGGGACCCAGCCATAATCGCGACCCTGATCGCGGGCGATGTTGACCGCGCCTTCCTCGGCCATGGTGAAGGCCTTGAACGCGAGCGCGCGCGCCGCTTCACCGCCCCACTCGATCATGCGCGTGTCGGAATGCCATCCGCCGATATTGGAGATCTGCACGCCGTCTGGATCGTGCGCCCTGCGAGCGATGATCGATTCGCGCAGGGCGGCAATGCCTTCCGGGCTCTGCAGGCGATCGATAAGGAAGGGGGTAGCGAAGAGGAACCGGGTCTGGGCCACGGGATCAGCGCCACAATTGCAGGCGGCGGATCCCGTCCGACAGCGCCTCGTTCGCCTCGACCGGCGCGAGGCTGCGCTCGACGAGTTTCCAGCGGCGGCGGACCTTCCCCCGCACAAACAGGTCGGTGAGGAGAAAGCCGCCATTCCAGCGGTGACGGCCCAGTTCGAGTTCGAGCTCCACATGGCCGGTAAACCACGCGCCCCCACCATGGCGGCGGGCCGTGACTTCGCGGAAGCGGAAACCCGTGAGCACCAGCCCCCCATCCATCGCGGCGAGGAAGCTCGCCCGGTCGAGTAGAACCGGCGGAGCGGTGCCGAACATCATCACGCAATCGGATGCGACTAGGCCCTTCACCGCCGCCCGGTCGCGCTCCAGCCAGGCCTGCATCAGGCGCGTCTCGGCAGCATCGAGAACGGGCGTAATGTCTGCCATTTCAGGCCGAAAGCGCCGCGACCCCGGGCAGCTGTTTGCCTTCCATCCATTCGAGGAAAGCGCCGCCGGCGGTTGAAATATAGCTGAAATCTTCGACAACGCCCGCCTGGGCGAGAGCCGCGACCGTATCGCCTCCCCCCGCCACGCTGATGAGCGAGCCTTCCTTGGTCAGCGCCGCCGCCGTCCGGGCAAGGGTCATGGTGGCGGCATCGAAAGGCTCGGTCTCGAACGCGCCAAGCGGCCCGTTCCAGACGACAGTGCGGCAGGTCTTGAGCACGTCGGCAAGCGCTTCGGTCGCCTGCGGGCCGAGATCGAGGATCATCTCGTTCTCGCCCACCTCGTGGACGTTGCAGGTGCGCATGCTCGCAGGGTTGGGGGCGAATTCCTCGGCCACGACCACGTCATAGGGAAGGTGCACGGTGCAGCCGGCATGATCGGCCTCGTCCATGATGCGCGAAGCGGTATCGGCGAGATCGTGCTCGCACAGTGACTTGCCAACATCGACCCCGCGCGCAGCGAGGAACGTGTTCGCCATGCCGCCGCCGATGATGAGATGCTGGACACGGGTCACGAGATGCTCGAGCACGGCGAGCTTGGTTGAGACCTTCGCCCCGCCGACGATCGCCGCGACCGGCGTTTCGGGATTGCCGAGTGCTGCATCCAGTGCCTTTAGCTCCGCCTCCATCGAGCGGCCCGCATAGGCCGGAAGGTGGTGCGCGATCCCCTCGGTCGAGGCATGCGCGCGGTGCGAGACGGAGAAAGCGTCGTTGACGAAGAAATCGCCTGCCGCCGCCATGCCCTGCGCGAAATTCGGGTCGTTCGCCGCCTCGCCCGGCCAGAAGCGGGTGTTTTCGAGCAGGCCGATGTCTCCGGCGCGCAGAATGCCGACGGATTGTTCGACGACCGGCCCCATGACCTCGGGGATGAACATGATTTCCCGGTCCAGCACCTTCTCGACATCACCCACGACATAGCTCGTCGACAGGGTCGAGGAGCGCTGGCCCTTGGGACGACCGAAATGGGCCAGCAGCAGGACCTTCGCCCCGCGTCCGGCGAGTTCGAGGATCGTCGGCTTCACCGCCTCTACCCGGGTCACGTCGCTCGCCGAACCTTCCTTCATCGGCAGGTTCAGATCGACCCGCACCAGCGCGACCTGGCCGGTGAGGTCATCGGTGAGGTCGTCCAGTGTCCTGAAAGTGCTCATGCTCATCCCTCCCGGGCTACGGTCAGAGGAACTTCGCCATCACTCCGGCGGTGTCGATCATGCGGTTCGAGAAGCCCCATTCGTTGTCGTACCAGCTGACGACGCGGGCGAGCTGGCCTTCCATGACCGAGGTTTCGAGACTGTCGACGGTCGAACTCGCAGGGTAATGGTTGAAGTCCGAGGATACGAGCGGGTCGTCGGTGTAATCGAGGACACCCTTCATCGCGCCTTCGGCCGCGGCTTTCAGCGCAGCGTTGAGTTCCTCGGCGCTCGTTTCGCGGCCCGGCACGAAGACCAGGTCGACAAGGCTCACATTGGGCGTCGGCACCCGCACGGAGGAGCCATCCAGCTTTCCGTTGAGTTCCGGCAGGACGAGCCCAACCGCGCGCGCGGCGCCGGTGGTCGTCGGGATCATGTTCGCAGCACCGGCGCGCGCCCGGCGCAGATCCTTGTGGATCTGGTCGAGCATGCGCTGGTCGTTGGTGTAGGAATGGATCGTGGTCATGAAGCCGCGCGTGATGCCGACCGTGTCGTTCAGCACCTTGGCGACCGGGGCGAGGCAATTGGTGGTGCAGCTCGCATTGGAGACGATGTCGTCCTCGGCCGTCAGGCTATCGTGGTTGACGCCGTAGACGATCGTCTTGGAGACGCCCGAGGCGGGCGCGGAGATCAGCACGCGCTTGGCGCCGGCAGCGATATGCGGCCGCGCGGCTTCGTCGGACTGGAAGAAGCCGGTGCATTCGAGGGCGATGTCGACGCCCATCTCGCCATGCGGCAGCTTGCCCGGATCACGCTCGGCGGTGACGGCGATCCGCTTGCCATTGACCGTGATCGAACCCTCGTCCGACGAGACTTCGCCGTCGAAGCGGCCATGGACGCTATCATAGGCGAAAAGCAGCGCGTTGGACTTGGCATCGGCAAGATCGTTGATCGAGACGAGTTCGAGATCGTGATCGCCCCGCTCAAGGATCGCACGCGCCACAAGCCGCCCGATGCGGCCAAAACCGTTGATCGCAACTTTCGTCGCCATGATGTGAAACTCCTGCTTATCCGTTCAGTTTTTCTTTTATCTGCGAAACGACCTTGTCGGGGGTGAAACCGAAACGCTCGAACAGGTCGCGCGCCGGCGCCGAAGCGCCGAAGCGGTCGAGGCCGATCGTCAGGCCTCGCGGAAAGGCGCGGTTCGAGGTGTAGCGTTCCCAGCCGTAAGTGCTCGCCGCCTCGAGGCTGACGATCAGGCCGTCATCGGGAAGGAGATCGGCGCGGTAATCGTCCGGCTGTTCATCGAACAGGTCGGTCGAGACCATCGAGACGACGTCGACGCCGACCCCCTCGGCCTCGAGCGCATCGGCCGCGTCCACGGCGAGCGCGACTTCGGAGCCGCTAGCGAGGATCACGACCTTGCGCGCGTTCGTCGCCTCGCGCACACGGTATCCTCCGCGCGCGCAAGGATTGTCCTCGCGCTCCTCGAGCCGCAATTGCCGCAGCCCCTGGCGCGAGAGCGCCAGCACGCTGGGGCGGCTCTCCTGTTCAAGCGCGACCTGCCAGCATTCGGCGGTTTCGACCGCATCGGCCGGTCGCAGGACAAGCAGGTTCGGGATCGCGCGCAGGCTCGCGAGATGTTCGATCGGCTGGTGCGTCGGCCCGTCTTCGCCAAGCCCGATGCTGTCATGGGTCATGACATAGATCACGCGGGCCTGCTGGAGCGCGGACAGGCGGATCGCACCGCGCGCGTAATCGGTAAAGACGAGAAAGGTCCCGCCATAGGGGATGACGCCGCCATGCAGCGCCATGCCGTTCATCGCAGCGGCCATGCCGAATTCGCGGATGCCGTAATAAATGTAGCGCCCCGAATAATCGTCGGCGGTGAAGGCCTTGATGTCGCCCGCCTTGGTGTTGTTCGATCCGGTGAGGTCGGCGCTGCCGCCCATCATTTCGGGCACGGCCGGGTTGAGCACTGCGAGCGCCATCTCGCTCGCCTTGCGGGTCGCAACGCCTTGCGGATCGGCGACAAGCTTGGCGATGTGCTGGCCGAGAACGTTGCTATCGGGCAGTTCGCCGGCCATGCGGCGCTCGAACTCGGTCTTCTGCGCGCTGTCATTGAGGCGCACTTCCCAGTCACCGAGCGCGTTGCGCCCCGCATCGGCAGTGCTGCGCCAATCTTCAAGCACGTCATCGGGAATGACGAAAGGCTCGTGATCCCAGCCCAGCATCTCGCGGGTCGCAGCAATTTCCTCGGCACCGAGCGGAGCGCCATGCGTCGCCGCCGTGCCCTGCTTGCCCGGCGAACCCTTGCCGATCACGGTCCGGCAGGCGACGAGCGAGGGGCGGTTCGTCTCCTTCGCCTCTGTGATTGCGCGCTCGATATCGCCGAAATCGTGTCCGTCGCATTCGACCACGTGCCACCCGGTCGCTTCGTAGCGGGCCTTGATGTCCTCTGAGGTCGACAGGTCGGTCGCGCCGTCGATCGTGATGCGGTTATCGTCCCACAGCACGACCAGCTTGCCAAGATGGAGGTGCCCGGCAAGGCCGATCGCCTCGTGGTTGATGCCTTCCATCAGGCAGCCGTCGCCCGCGATCACCCAGGTCCGGTGATCGACCAGGTCGTCGCCGAAGACCGCATTGAGATGCCGTTCCGCGATTGCCATGCCGACAGCCATCGCAAGCCCCTGACCCAATGGTCCGGTGGTGCATTCGACGCCTTCGAGCAGGAAGTTCTCGGGATGCCCCGCACAGGGGCTTCCGAGCTGGCGAAAATTGCGGATGTCCTCGATCGTGGGCCGGGCATAGCCGGTGAGATGGAGCAGCGAATAGATCAGCATCGAGCCGTGCCCCGCCGACAGCACGAAGCGGTCGCGGTCGGGCCAGTCGGGGCGTGCGGGATCGAACTTGACGTGCCCATCGAACAGCACGGTCGCGACATCCGCCATACCCATCGGCATGCCCGGATGGCCCGAATTGGCGGCCTGGACGGCATCCATGGAAAGAGCCCGAATGGCGTTGGCCATTCTCTGAAGCCGGGCAGTGTCTTTCGTCATCGCGGGGTGTGCCTCCTGCTGGCGCCGCTGGATCGGGTGAATCGCGGGTGAGCCTCCACCCTACTCGCCCGCCCCTGCCCCGTATCGAGCCGGGCGATTCGATCCCTCCTGGCGATTGCGCGCTGCCATTGCCGAGCCTTCGGGGAAGGTCAAGCGCGGGTCTGGCGACACCCCACGCGCACACCAGTCGGACAGGGCCCGGACGGGACCCGCACGCGGCCTCAGGCTTCCATCCGCCTGGTCCTGCGCACCTTTCCCCCGAACACTTATCAACAGGCGCGGCCAAGGCTTTGCACAGCTTCGCCTTTGTTGATAATTCGAGTGTATGGCGACAGGCCGGATCGATCAGGCGATCACGCGCA is part of the Erythrobacter litoralis genome and encodes:
- a CDS encoding phosphoglycerate kinase; this translates as MSTFRTLDDLTDDLTGQVALVRVDLNLPMKEGSASDVTRVEAVKPTILELAGRGAKVLLLAHFGRPKGQRSSTLSTSYVVGDVEKVLDREIMFIPEVMGPVVEQSVGILRAGDIGLLENTRFWPGEAANDPNFAQGMAAAGDFFVNDAFSVSHRAHASTEGIAHHLPAYAGRSMEAELKALDAALGNPETPVAAIVGGAKVSTKLAVLEHLVTRVQHLIIGGGMANTFLAARGVDVGKSLCEHDLADTASRIMDEADHAGCTVHLPYDVVVAEEFAPNPASMRTCNVHEVGENEMILDLGPQATEALADVLKTCRTVVWNGPLGAFETEPFDAATMTLARTAAALTKEGSLISVAGGGDTVAALAQAGVVEDFSYISTAGGAFLEWMEGKQLPGVAALSA
- a CDS encoding PaaI family thioesterase, with protein sequence MNDISSDGYAHSEIETEGEFAGWAYWPGDPYERRSGPFYRKREKNGEQVCAFRAEPRHMNGAGFMHGGCLLTFADFALFAIASDELGEDNAVTMNLSGDFLGAVPPGALVEARGEVTRGGGKTIFVRGLVTGNGKPALSFTGIIRRLAAR
- a CDS encoding fructose bisphosphate aldolase, with the translated sequence MNTEEMTARIANGEGFIAALDQSGGSTPKALRGYGVEDSEWSGEDEMFAAIHAMRARVITAPCFGEGKVLGAILFEKTMDGEVEGKPTGDALKARGIVPFIKVDQGLADEADGVQLMKPLDKLPGLLEKSVAKGMFGTKMRSVIKSASPTGIAAVVAQQFEVAGQILDAGLMPIIEPEYDIHAADREAGEDILLADITKQLDALPEGRQVMLKLSIPAKAGLYSALIDHPKVLRVVALSGGYSTDEACEHLAKNPGMIASFSRGLLQDLRKDQSDADFNKALSDAIEKIAAASA
- a CDS encoding putative 2OG-Fe(II) oxygenase produces the protein MAQTRFLFATPFLIDRLQSPEGIAALRESIIARRAHDPDGVQISNIGGWHSDTRMIEWGGEAARALAFKAFTMAEEGAVNIARDQGRDYGWVPEMWANVSEKRHANQYHTHPGSLWLAVAYIDDGYDGSDDPALGGELQLLDPRMPMVRMGSLDLRFKDTDGRVQNNEPMIRPQTGLIVMFPSWLQHSVRGFYGPGTRISVAINLVPALKPPTAAKR
- the tkt gene encoding transketolase is translated as MTKDTARLQRMANAIRALSMDAVQAANSGHPGMPMGMADVATVLFDGHVKFDPARPDWPDRDRFVLSAGHGSMLIYSLLHLTGYARPTIEDIRNFRQLGSPCAGHPENFLLEGVECTTGPLGQGLAMAVGMAIAERHLNAVFGDDLVDHRTWVIAGDGCLMEGINHEAIGLAGHLHLGKLVVLWDDNRITIDGATDLSTSEDIKARYEATGWHVVECDGHDFGDIERAITEAKETNRPSLVACRTVIGKGSPGKQGTAATHGAPLGAEEIAATREMLGWDHEPFVIPDDVLEDWRSTADAGRNALGDWEVRLNDSAQKTEFERRMAGELPDSNVLGQHIAKLVADPQGVATRKASEMALAVLNPAVPEMMGGSADLTGSNNTKAGDIKAFTADDYSGRYIYYGIREFGMAAAMNGMALHGGVIPYGGTFLVFTDYARGAIRLSALQQARVIYVMTHDSIGLGEDGPTHQPIEHLASLRAIPNLLVLRPADAVETAECWQVALEQESRPSVLALSRQGLRQLRLEEREDNPCARGGYRVREATNARKVVILASGSEVALAVDAADALEAEGVGVDVVSMVSTDLFDEQPDDYRADLLPDDGLIVSLEAASTYGWERYTSNRAFPRGLTIGLDRFGASAPARDLFERFGFTPDKVVSQIKEKLNG
- the gap gene encoding type I glyceraldehyde-3-phosphate dehydrogenase; translation: MATKVAINGFGRIGRLVARAILERGDHDLELVSINDLADAKSNALLFAYDSVHGRFDGEVSSDEGSITVNGKRIAVTAERDPGKLPHGEMGVDIALECTGFFQSDEAARPHIAAGAKRVLISAPASGVSKTIVYGVNHDSLTAEDDIVSNASCTTNCLAPVAKVLNDTVGITRGFMTTIHSYTNDQRMLDQIHKDLRRARAGAANMIPTTTGAARAVGLVLPELNGKLDGSSVRVPTPNVSLVDLVFVPGRETSAEELNAALKAAAEGAMKGVLDYTDDPLVSSDFNHYPASSTVDSLETSVMEGQLARVVSWYDNEWGFSNRMIDTAGVMAKFL
- a CDS encoding nuclear transport factor 2 family protein, whose amino-acid sequence is MADITPVLDAAETRLMQAWLERDRAAVKGLVASDCVMMFGTAPPVLLDRASFLAAMDGGLVLTGFRFREVTARRHGGGAWFTGHVELELELGRHRWNGGFLLTDLFVRGKVRRRWKLVERSLAPVEANEALSDGIRRLQLWR